One segment of Pontibacter akesuensis DNA contains the following:
- a CDS encoding DUF1684 domain-containing protein — MKEIRLVACLAGLILASCSQDQNKAAGAVDAPTSVTQTDTGYVESINQWHAAREQDLQQETGWLALSGLYWLEPGVNTFGSAAGNDVIFPEGKINARAGSFILEGDTVRLQVKEKTDVRLGGKPVQQEALVYTSSMAHAPEMQHGPLKWLVIRRGDKYGIRLWDADRAARKSFTGITRYPVQPEWKLEARLEQNPLPKQIPITNVLGQTLQEPSPGAVVFSLNGQQHRLDALEEGEELFIIFADKTNGTDTYGSGRYLYMPRPGADGKTVIDFNKAYNPPCAFTDFATCPLPPRQNFLPVAVTAGEKNYAVGK; from the coding sequence ATGAAAGAAATCAGATTAGTTGCCTGCCTGGCAGGACTTATACTTGCCTCTTGCTCCCAGGATCAAAATAAAGCAGCTGGCGCGGTTGATGCGCCAACCTCAGTCACTCAAACAGATACTGGCTATGTGGAAAGTATAAACCAATGGCATGCGGCGCGGGAGCAGGACCTGCAGCAGGAGACGGGATGGCTGGCACTGTCGGGGCTGTACTGGCTGGAGCCGGGTGTGAATACCTTTGGAAGTGCGGCGGGCAATGATGTGATTTTTCCGGAGGGGAAGATAAACGCCCGGGCAGGCAGTTTTATACTTGAAGGCGATACCGTTCGGCTGCAGGTCAAGGAGAAAACAGATGTGCGGTTAGGCGGCAAACCCGTGCAGCAGGAAGCTCTTGTTTATACTTCGTCGATGGCGCACGCGCCCGAGATGCAGCATGGCCCGCTGAAGTGGCTCGTGATCAGGCGCGGCGACAAGTATGGCATCCGGCTTTGGGATGCAGACCGGGCAGCACGTAAAAGCTTTACTGGCATCACACGCTACCCGGTGCAGCCGGAGTGGAAACTGGAGGCAAGGCTGGAGCAGAACCCGCTTCCCAAGCAGATCCCGATCACTAACGTGCTGGGGCAAACATTGCAGGAGCCGTCGCCGGGAGCGGTGGTGTTTAGTCTGAATGGCCAGCAACACCGCCTCGACGCGCTGGAGGAGGGCGAAGAGCTCTTCATCATCTTTGCGGACAAAACCAACGGCACCGACACCTACGGCTCCGGCCGCTACCTCTACATGCCCAGGCCGGGCGCCGACGGCAAGACTGTTATCGACTTCAACAAGGCCTACAATCCGCCCTGCGCCTTCACCGATTTTGCCACCTGCCCGCTGCCTCCCCGGCAGAATTTCCTGCCTGTTGCCGTTACTGCCGGGGAGAAGAATTATGCTGTGGGTAAATGA
- a CDS encoding NAD-dependent epimerase/dehydratase family protein codes for MAQKSTRFLVLGGTGSIGYAFAQTLLRNQEHVTLLVRNRQKAQKLFGHWPTLELVSGDAQDEELLKSVAAEATHIFHGINYPYEKWKHYMEHVTRNVIEAAAINKATIFFPGNIYNFGLIDVITENTPANPTTEKGKIRVQLELLLQQAATQGRCRVINLRLPDFWGPNVLNEGIAPVFRGALTGKPMPWLYRNDIPHQLVYTPDAANAFYELSKLPLQQPYTEYNYAGEVVPSIKQWQAQIAAAAGTEPRYKVYPGWLFRLMGLVAPGMREISEMGYLWQNTILLDDSKLHQTLPNLHRTPMPQAIEETLEWFRQYLKDE; via the coding sequence ATGGCACAGAAAAGCACCAGATTTTTAGTACTTGGCGGAACAGGCAGTATTGGGTATGCCTTTGCACAAACGCTTCTGCGAAACCAGGAACACGTGACGCTACTGGTAAGAAACAGGCAGAAGGCACAAAAGTTATTTGGCCACTGGCCCACGTTAGAGCTGGTAAGTGGCGATGCGCAAGACGAAGAACTGCTGAAGTCCGTGGCAGCAGAAGCGACGCACATTTTCCACGGGATAAATTACCCGTACGAGAAGTGGAAGCACTACATGGAACATGTCACGCGAAACGTTATTGAGGCCGCGGCCATAAACAAAGCTACCATTTTTTTCCCGGGAAACATATATAATTTTGGATTAATTGATGTCATCACCGAAAACACACCCGCTAACCCAACTACCGAAAAGGGCAAAATAAGGGTGCAACTGGAGCTTCTGCTACAGCAGGCGGCAACCCAGGGCAGGTGCCGTGTCATCAACCTCCGTCTTCCCGATTTCTGGGGTCCTAATGTGCTGAATGAGGGAATTGCGCCTGTTTTTAGAGGTGCTCTGACCGGCAAACCCATGCCCTGGCTCTACCGTAACGATATCCCCCACCAACTCGTGTACACCCCCGATGCCGCAAACGCATTTTACGAATTGTCGAAGCTGCCCCTGCAGCAGCCTTACACCGAATATAACTATGCAGGGGAGGTGGTGCCAAGTATAAAACAGTGGCAGGCGCAGATCGCTGCTGCGGCCGGCACAGAACCCAGGTATAAAGTATACCCGGGCTGGCTTTTCAGACTGATGGGTTTGGTCGCACCCGGCATGCGCGAGATCAGCGAAATGGGCTATCTCTGGCAGAACACCATCCTGCTGGACGATTCAAAACTGCACCAAACCTTACCAAACCTTCACCGCACACCCATGCCCCAAGCGATAGAAGAAACTCTGGAATGGTTTAGGCAATATTTGAAGGATGAGTGA
- a CDS encoding thioredoxin family protein, translating into MIETPMATKTITNEQLANAITYTQYRDLIDALLAEGKTTGTNHSEEMVEYTRMNMHRMRRMEKNTVLHDDVIQVLLSVQTKMIWVVLTEAWCGDAAQNLPALVKIADASPLIELKLLMRDENPELMDQYLTNGGRSIPKLIALDANTMEVLGTWGPRPVPAQELVLEAKAKDMPFKEMAEQLHGWYAKDKSNTLQVELRELISQWSELTAPAELNVARCS; encoded by the coding sequence ATGATTGAAACACCCATGGCAACGAAAACGATTACGAACGAACAGCTGGCAAACGCCATCACCTATACCCAGTACCGCGACCTGATTGACGCCCTGCTTGCAGAGGGCAAGACAACCGGAACCAACCACTCCGAGGAGATGGTGGAGTACACGCGCATGAACATGCACCGCATGCGCCGCATGGAGAAAAACACCGTGCTGCACGATGATGTGATCCAGGTGCTGCTAAGCGTGCAGACGAAGATGATTTGGGTAGTGCTGACGGAGGCCTGGTGCGGCGATGCGGCACAGAACCTGCCGGCACTCGTGAAAATAGCGGATGCTTCCCCATTAATTGAGCTGAAATTGCTGATGCGCGATGAGAACCCGGAGCTGATGGACCAGTACCTGACAAACGGCGGCCGCTCCATCCCGAAACTGATCGCCCTTGACGCCAACACCATGGAGGTGCTTGGTACCTGGGGGCCACGCCCTGTGCCCGCCCAGGAGCTGGTGCTGGAGGCAAAGGCAAAAGACATGCCCTTTAAAGAAATGGCTGAGCAGCTGCACGGCTGGTACGCAAAAGACAAGAGCAACACTTTGCAGGTGGAGCTGCGTGAACTGATCAGCCAGTGGTCTGAACTGACGGCCCCTGCTGAGCTTAATGTAGCCCGCTGTTCTTAA
- a CDS encoding DUF6334 family protein: MEDITDFDILTGQEVTHAYALHDLENGLLQQVLFQLEDMFLLVSLDVNSDEVVLSMLPQIDFTILDRQFSRTQIANRRKRILYIWRMTNQRGYDDGFQMEFDDVEQTHVQLIAEGNSLALTIFNKRG; encoded by the coding sequence ATGGAAGACATAACGGATTTTGACATCCTGACGGGGCAAGAAGTAACCCATGCTTATGCGCTGCACGACCTGGAAAACGGTTTGCTGCAGCAAGTGCTGTTTCAGTTGGAGGACATGTTTCTGCTCGTTTCGCTTGATGTAAACTCTGACGAGGTGGTACTTTCCATGCTGCCCCAGATTGATTTTACTATATTAGACAGGCAGTTCAGCAGGACACAGATTGCCAACCGGCGCAAAAGGATTCTCTATATCTGGCGCATGACCAACCAACGCGGATACGACGACGGTTTCCAAATGGAGTTTGATGATGTGGAGCAAACTCATGTGCAGCTGATTGCGGAAGGAAACAGCCTGGCACTAACCATTTTCAACAAGCGGGGCTAA